A genomic region of Catalinimonas niigatensis contains the following coding sequences:
- a CDS encoding 4Fe-4S binding protein, translating to MNKLKSIRLLGLVLFLLGFGLFNSVFFMSNFQLAKEAIRQELATGEEIATPNAAQPETAEQDTETSSKREENSTYNIVSEEAQQMMGKLYGSQFAFVSDLQEGFDAANIRIKEIYGITEAEIDELVSAVVANDLTYSAEVVKNSLGGEDEATSLKRDKLLAYTGWMEGKKYGSEDEIRNQLQTTVHSVNNDISGEKGISRYRAKSLKTSIVKASTIGFIAQNTLLVFLLTFGLSIGGALMYILPKAKELPGIKHNGIFFSAMKNRGWIGILLGTFLIVFYVILYFYPYYMTNWIMLVDPVSYWLKGSPAGEFFLYGFMYTLAILVMGVRMFMKYRHSNYHLIRTSSVMFFQLSFAFLIPEILIRLSYPYYDFKNIWPLDYDFFFPSSISELTAAGGLGTFMLFWGIVLVLIAVPLFSYIYGKRWYCSWVCGCGGLAETLGDPYRQLSDKSLKAWRIERWMVHGVLVFAVLMTIGMIYTFFTESGSLLGIPTYSVAEVYGFFIGAGFAGVIGTGFYPLMGNRVWCRFGCPLAAYIGLVQRFKSRFRITTNGGQCISCGNCSTYCEMGIDVRWYAQRGQNIVRSSCVGCGVCASVCPRGVLKLENGKEEGRFGKPILIGNDSVRVEA from the coding sequence ATGAATAAACTAAAAAGCATACGTCTACTGGGTCTGGTCTTGTTTCTGCTAGGCTTCGGCTTATTTAATAGTGTTTTCTTTATGTCAAATTTCCAGCTCGCAAAAGAAGCCATCCGGCAGGAACTGGCTACCGGTGAGGAAATCGCTACACCCAATGCTGCCCAGCCGGAAACTGCCGAACAGGATACGGAAACTTCTTCAAAACGTGAAGAGAATAGCACCTACAATATTGTATCAGAAGAAGCCCAGCAGATGATGGGCAAATTGTACGGCAGCCAGTTTGCTTTTGTCAGTGACTTACAAGAAGGATTTGATGCTGCTAATATCAGAATAAAAGAAATCTATGGAATTACCGAGGCTGAAATTGACGAACTGGTATCAGCAGTAGTAGCTAATGATCTGACCTACTCTGCTGAAGTGGTAAAAAACAGTTTGGGTGGAGAAGATGAGGCTACCAGTCTCAAACGGGATAAGCTTCTGGCATATACCGGCTGGATGGAAGGTAAAAAGTACGGAAGCGAAGACGAAATCCGTAATCAGTTACAGACCACAGTGCACAGTGTCAATAATGATATTAGCGGAGAAAAAGGAATCAGTCGCTATCGGGCCAAATCCTTAAAAACTTCCATTGTCAAAGCTTCTACCATCGGCTTCATAGCGCAAAACACGCTGCTGGTTTTTCTGCTTACCTTTGGCCTGTCCATCGGTGGTGCGCTGATGTATATATTGCCTAAAGCCAAAGAATTGCCGGGAATCAAGCATAACGGTATCTTCTTCAGTGCAATGAAAAACCGGGGATGGATAGGCATTCTGCTGGGTACATTCCTCATCGTTTTTTACGTCATTCTCTACTTCTATCCCTACTACATGACCAACTGGATTATGCTGGTAGATCCGGTAAGTTACTGGCTCAAGGGCAGCCCGGCAGGAGAATTTTTTCTGTATGGTTTTATGTACACGCTAGCCATTCTGGTAATGGGGGTCAGGATGTTTATGAAGTACCGGCACAGCAATTACCACCTCATCAGAACCAGTTCGGTGATGTTTTTCCAACTGTCTTTTGCCTTCCTCATTCCTGAAATATTAATCCGCCTCAGCTATCCTTATTACGATTTCAAAAACATCTGGCCGCTGGATTATGACTTCTTCTTTCCCAGCAGCATATCCGAACTAACGGCTGCCGGTGGATTGGGTACTTTTATGCTTTTCTGGGGCATAGTACTGGTGCTAATTGCTGTACCTTTGTTCTCATACATTTACGGCAAACGCTGGTACTGCTCCTGGGTTTGTGGCTGCGGCGGGCTTGCCGAAACGCTGGGTGACCCCTATCGTCAGCTATCTGACAAATCGTTGAAAGCCTGGCGTATTGAGCGTTGGATGGTGCATGGCGTGCTGGTTTTCGCCGTACTCATGACCATCGGGATGATCTATACTTTTTTTACGGAGAGTGGTAGTTTACTGGGCATCCCTACATATAGCGTGGCTGAGGTATATGGATTCTTCATCGGAGCAGGCTTTGCCGGAGTAATAGGCACCGGATTTTATCCACTGATGGGCAATCGGGTATGGTGCCGTTTTGGTTGTCCGCTGGCGGCTTATATTGGGCTTGTGCAGCGATTCAAGTCCCGCTTTCGCATCACTACCAACGGAGGGCAGTGCATCTCCTGTGGTAACTGTTCCACCTACTGTGAGATGGGTATTGATGTCCGTTGGTATGCACAGCGAGGGCAAAATATCGTCCGGTCTTCCTGTGTAGGCTGCGGTGTTTGCGCTTCCGTTTGTCCGCGGGGCGTGCTCAAACTGGAAAATGGAAAAGAAGAAGGTCGCTTTGGTAAGCCCATTCTAATAGGTAATGATAGTGTGAGGGTGGAGGCTTGA
- a CDS encoding NAD(P)/FAD-dependent oxidoreductase, whose amino-acid sequence MKKVCIIGNGIAGITAARHIRKQKPASEYSITVISAETEHFFSRTALMYIYMGHMLYEHTKPYEDWFWAKNDIHLVKDYVEKVNTREKKLVLSAQGEMSYDILLLATGSQGNRAGWPGENLKGVQGMISKQEIDAMEENTRGIEKGVIVGGGLIGIEMAECLHSRHIPVSLLIRESAYWNNILPRQEAEMVSRHICKHGIDLRENVNFKEIIGDAQGRVKAVTTEEGEEIPCQFVGVTIGVKPNIDFLQGSGVETERGILVNEFLETNIPDVYAAGDCAQHKVAPSGRRNLEQIWYSGRMQGETVAQTICGKKMKYIPGVFFNSAKFFDIEYQVYGEINVQPKEDEEQFYWSNPEKEVAFRVAFEQASGAVKGFNLMGIRYRHEVCARWIKEKKNISEVMAHLKEANFDPEFHKRYEKEMIQHFNEQFPKRAVQPDRKKNPVAAFFGF is encoded by the coding sequence ATGAAAAAAGTTTGCATTATCGGTAATGGAATTGCAGGAATTACGGCAGCCCGGCATATTCGCAAGCAGAAGCCTGCGTCTGAATATAGCATCACCGTGATTTCAGCCGAGACTGAGCATTTTTTCTCCCGTACCGCACTTATGTATATCTACATGGGGCATATGCTCTATGAGCATACCAAGCCTTACGAGGATTGGTTCTGGGCCAAGAATGATATCCATCTGGTCAAAGACTATGTGGAAAAAGTAAACACCAGGGAGAAAAAACTTGTGCTGAGTGCACAGGGAGAAATGTCCTACGATATTTTGCTGCTGGCTACCGGCTCACAGGGAAATCGGGCCGGCTGGCCGGGAGAAAATCTGAAAGGGGTACAGGGCATGATCAGCAAGCAGGAGATTGATGCGATGGAAGAGAATACCCGAGGGATTGAGAAGGGAGTGATCGTAGGAGGTGGACTGATAGGCATAGAGATGGCTGAGTGCTTACATTCACGCCATATTCCGGTGAGCTTACTGATTCGGGAAAGTGCTTATTGGAATAATATCCTGCCCCGGCAGGAAGCTGAAATGGTAAGCAGGCATATCTGTAAACATGGGATTGACCTGAGAGAAAATGTAAATTTCAAAGAGATCATAGGTGATGCGCAGGGAAGAGTAAAAGCAGTAACAACGGAAGAAGGCGAAGAAATCCCTTGTCAGTTCGTAGGGGTTACGATAGGCGTAAAGCCTAACATTGATTTTTTACAAGGATCTGGAGTAGAAACAGAGCGGGGTATACTGGTCAATGAATTTCTGGAAACCAATATTCCGGATGTGTATGCTGCTGGTGATTGTGCACAACATAAAGTCGCACCTTCCGGCAGGAGAAACCTGGAGCAAATCTGGTACAGTGGCCGTATGCAGGGAGAAACCGTAGCCCAGACTATTTGTGGCAAAAAAATGAAGTACATTCCCGGCGTATTCTTTAACTCTGCCAAATTCTTTGACATAGAGTACCAGGTATATGGAGAAATCAATGTACAGCCAAAAGAAGATGAAGAGCAGTTTTACTGGAGCAATCCGGAAAAAGAGGTAGCCTTCAGGGTAGCTTTTGAGCAGGCAAGTGGGGCAGTCAAAGGGTTTAATCTGATGGGAATCCGCTACCGCCATGAAGTGTGCGCCCGCTGGATCAAAGAGAAGAAGAACATCAGTGAGGTAATGGCGCACCTCAAAGAGGCCAACTTTGATCCCGAGTTTCACAAACGCTATGAAAAGGAGATGATCCAACACTTTAATGAGCAGTTTCCCAAGAGAGCAGTACAGCCTGACAGGAAGAAAAATCCGGTAGCTGCATTTTTTGGATTTTAA
- a CDS encoding DUF547 domain-containing protein: protein MKYLLIILTLATQTYVKALPSADFTQAADQFLSKHVKNGLVDYAKVKQQMDEINALYQQVGQVSLADASEPEKKAFYINAYNLIVIRQIAKQYPVGSPMDITGFFDQQKHQVAGEMLTLNELEKQKLLQPFQDARIHFVLVCAAVSCPPLASYAFTAENLEQQMEERTRLALNDPEFVKVQPNQKKVEVSQIFDWYKSDFLREAPSLLAYINQYRKEKIPASYEANFYEYNWQLNDL from the coding sequence ATGAAGTATTTACTCATCATTTTGACTTTAGCTACGCAAACCTATGTTAAAGCATTGCCTTCAGCAGATTTTACCCAGGCGGCAGATCAGTTTTTAAGTAAGCATGTAAAAAATGGCTTGGTAGACTACGCTAAGGTTAAACAGCAGATGGATGAAATAAATGCCCTGTATCAGCAGGTTGGGCAGGTTTCATTAGCTGATGCAAGTGAGCCAGAAAAAAAAGCTTTTTATATCAATGCCTATAACCTGATCGTGATCCGGCAGATTGCGAAACAGTATCCGGTAGGCTCTCCCATGGATATTACTGGATTCTTTGATCAGCAGAAACATCAGGTAGCCGGAGAAATGCTAACCCTTAACGAACTGGAAAAACAAAAACTGTTACAGCCTTTTCAGGATGCACGTATCCATTTTGTACTGGTATGTGCCGCTGTAAGTTGCCCTCCCCTCGCTTCCTATGCTTTTACTGCCGAAAACTTAGAACAGCAGATGGAAGAGCGTACCCGCCTGGCACTGAATGATCCTGAGTTTGTAAAGGTACAGCCGAATCAGAAAAAGGTAGAGGTTTCTCAGATCTTTGACTGGTATAAGAGTGATTTTCTGAGGGAAGCACCCTCCCTGCTTGCTTATATCAATCAGTACAGAAAAGAAAAAATTCCTGCCAGCTATGAAGCAAACTTTTATGAATATAACTGGCAGTTGAATGATCTTTAA